One Deltaproteobacteria bacterium genomic window, TCATGTAAGGCTCAATTGGATCGAACATTCCCGACTTGATCAACGGGACGCCGGTGCACGAGCCAAAGATGAAGGAATCGAAATAGCGCACGCCGGCTTTGCCTTCGGTGACGATCCGATTGGCAATCTGCGGTCCGGTGGCGGAAAAGATTTCCATCTCGATGCCGAAGCGGTTCTTGAATGCCGGCTCCAACTCCTTGCGCAATTCCGCGCTCGGCGGTAAGCCGACGACGACCTTGCCTTCCTTCTTCGCCTCCGCCACGGTCTTGTCCCACTCGGCTTGCTGGGCTAGTGCGAAACTGCAAGCAGCTACGAGCAATACTAAACTAGATAGGACAGATCCGACGAATCGGACCGTGCGCCTTGATTTTCCAGACTCAAGCCTCATGCCTCGCGCCTCATGCCTTACCAAAGCCCGCCCAACGCCGTCCCTTCGTGCGACAACGTCGACAGCAAAAAGTCCGCATCGCCATAGCGCGCCGCCGCCGCGCGAACCTCCGGGTCGTCGAGGATTGTCAGCCTGCCGCCGAAATCCACCAGCACCCGGCCGTCGATCGCCAAGTTCGCTTGCAAACAGCCGCCGTCGACATGGCGGTAGACCATATGTTTGCGCTGCGTACCGAGACCGACCCAAGGATAGCGGCTCAAAATTTCCCAGTGCATCGGGTCTTGAATGCCGCGTTCGGTCGACGCCTTGGGATGATAACCGAACATCACTTCAGTAAAAAAATCGCTGCCGGGAAATGCTTTGAACAAGCGTTTGGTCTCCGCGCCGATATCGCCGCCGCCTTCGACGCCGACGACTTTGGCGTCTTTGATCGTCCAAAGCATCGGTTCGCGCAACATGCCGGGCACGCCCTGGACCAAATCCAACTGCACCGTGCCGTTGGCCGTGCCCGAGCCGTTGTAGACACCGCAGCGGCCCCAGGGAAAATGACAGCGCCCCGCCGGCTCGCCGGCTTTGGTCTGCATGGCGTAGATGCGTTTGTTGTCGTACTCGGCAACCAACTTAGTTCCATACGGTCCGGTTATCGTGACTTTCGAACCGGCGGCGACGATCGCTTTGACTTTGCGCGCGATGGTCCAGAGTAATTCATTGGGATAGCGCGCGTAGTCGGTGGCGAGCAGACCGGGCCAACCTTCGAAATAAATTTTATAGGGCTTCACCCGCTCGGTCGGCGCGCCGGCGTCGCCCTCTTTGGGCGTGCGCAACCGCTCGCGATAGTTGGTCGAGCCGTTGATAAACACCGGCCAGACCCAAACCGCGACATCGACGGCTTCCATGGCGCGCAGCGCCGCTTCCGGCACGTCGCCGTAACGCAGAATCGGCTCGACGATCATCTCCATCGGCGTCGCGCCGTGCAAACGCTACGCCGCAGCCAGCGCGTCGATGGAATCGCCATCGCTCGAGCGATCGGCCAGCAACAGCACGGAGTCACCGGGGCGAATATCCGCCGCCTCGATCATATTGCGCGCGCCAATGACGAGATCGCTAACCTTTGGCTTACCGCCGATCATTACGCCTCCGTTTTTCTTTGCCGCTTCGTCGCAATCGGAATTTCACCACGAAGGCACGAAGGACACGAAGGTTTCGGAAAATTATTATTCCGAACTTCGTGCTCTTCGTGTCCTTCGTGGTGAAAAGTCCTATTCAAACGAAGTACGCTATTGCACATCGAACCTGGTCGCGCGCTCCGAGACGTTATTGAACGCCTTGGGATGCACCAGCTTACGGCTGTAGAGTACCATGCGCAGGAAGCCGGGGCTGCCGGTGATGCGGTGCGCGACGCCGCGCGGGATGTAGGACATCTGCCCGGCGTCGAGTTCCATGGCTCCCCATTCGGTGTGGTTGAGCGAATGGCCGCGGAACTGAAACCAGATCTCGTCCTCGTCGCAACCGCGATGAAAACCGTTCTGCTCTTCTTCCAAGTTGTAAACGTCGACGCGGAACTCTTTGCCGTTGTAAAGGATCGGCGCCCGCGCGCCGCCCTTGCCGGTCATGCCGGTGAAATAATTGAACGCGCTCAACTTGCGCACCGGCCGGCCGCCTTCGCCCTTGCAGCCGATCAACGCCGCAACATCGCGCTCAACCCAGAGATCCGACTGTGGGTCCCAGAAACTGATATGCTCCAGCGCAGTCCCGTCGTTCGAAGTCTCGCCATGACCGTTCTCGGTGCCAATGGGCTCCGAAGCCTTCACGGTAAATTTATTTTGCGTCAACGGCTGCTCCGGATCGACGCCTTCGCTGACCGCTTCTTGAGTCGCCACGCGCAGGCGCAGGCATTGGTCCGAACCGGTGCTGCGATGGGAAATCGCCGAAGGCACCAGCGCGATCTCGCCGGGCTCCAGTTCGATCACGCCGCCTTCGCTCTCGATCTTCGAGCGGCCGGAAAATTGTAAATAAACGATGTCGTAATCCGCCGCGCGGGTAAGCTGAGTCTCGCGGCCGGCGATAAGCTCGGTGCTGACACGCAGCGCATCGCCTTCGAACACCGTCGCCCGAGCGCGATTGCCGTTGAGCGGCGTGCTGCGCAAAAGATCAAAGGGCCGGATATGCGGCACCAAGCGCTGGCCCATGCGCGCCGTGCCGATCACCGCGCTTTCTTCGCGCGTCATCCAAATATGTTCCGATGGTTCACGGTGGGTCATGAACTCACGAATGTTTTTGCCCATAAATTCCTCCTCCTAATACTACGACCAGATTCATTTGCCCGGGCCCAGATAAGGCCCACAAGTCGCGCTTATTTAAACACGGCGGTCTTGTTGAGATAGAACTTCTTCATCGCCGGCCGGTATTTTCCCATCATCTCTTTGTTGAGATCGAGCGGCGGTTTGGCGCCCTCGGGGAGCAGCGAAAAATATTTGCTGTCCTTGGTGTCTTCGTCGAATTGTTTTTTAGCAGCGGCACGGAGTTCTGGCGATGTCAGTAAATCCAACACCGAGGTCGCGATCACCTTTGCGCCCGCCACCGCGCCCTTGTGACCGATCGACATCGTCGGCGTAATTCCCGCCGACCAGTGATGCGCCTGTATACCCGGCACAACCGATGGAAAACGAATGGTGCCGGTCGGCACCACCCAGGTGATGTCGCCAATGTCGTTGGATGAAGAATTCTGCCGGCCGGCAGCCAGCGGCAATACTTTGGTCGGCAAACCGATTTCTTTTTGACCCATGGATTTTTGTAATGCCCTGGCGAATTTGTTTTCGTCTTCCGTCCAGTTGGGCATCCCGACCGTATCGATATTTTTCTGAATCGCTTCAGCCAGCGCTTTATTGCCCAGTGACGGCCACGCTGCGCCGAACGGTTCCATCTCCATGGTCGTGCCGGTCATGAGTGCAGCGCCTTTGCCGATGTTGACCAGCTTGTCGAAATTTTCTTTCGCCCAAGGCCCCGTCGCATCGCGAATGAACCACCAAATCTGGCCGACATCGGGAATAATGTTAGGCTGCACACCGCCCATGGTAATCGTGCGATGGCCACGATAGGTCGGCCGCAGATGCTCGCGCAATTTGTCGAAGCCGATGTCCATCAGCACCACCGCGTCGACTGCGTCAACTCCATCCCAGGGATTCACTCCACCGTGTGCGGTTCTACCTTTGAAGGTAAACTTCGCGCCAATCAAAGCATAATTCCCAAGGCCGTAACCCGTACCCAAGCTGTCCGCCACATGCGTGATGATCGCGGCGTCAACATCTTTGAAATAGCCGTCACGCACGAGATAAGGCCGGCTCATGAGCTGTTCTTCAGCCGGACCGATGGATACGACTACGGTGCCAGGTAGTTTGAATTGCTCCATCGCCTTCTTGACCGCATGCGCCGCACCGACTGCGGCTGCGGCCATCAAGTTGTGCCCTTCCATATGGCCAGGCGCGCCTTCGACGAGCGGTTTGCGCGGAATGCTACCCGGCGTCTGCGAACCCTCGGGCAACGAATCCATTTCGGTCGCGATGGCGATCACGGGTTTCCCCGAACCCCAAGTCGCCCAAACATTGGTCGGCAATCCGGCGCCGCCGAGTTCAACTTTGAAACCGATCTGCTCCAAC contains:
- a CDS encoding amidohydrolase gives rise to the protein MSLQTLIRKPRSPRPTCASIVIFVMMFTSFQKLGTAQSPTDAKKVALEVVERNAEQIATVGDVIYHFGEPGMQEYETSKYLKATLEQIGFKVELGGAGLPTNVWATWGSGKPVIAIATEMDSLPEGSQTPGSIPRKPLVEGAPGHMEGHNLMAAAAVGAAHAVKKAMEQFKLPGTVVVSIGPAEEQLMSRPYLVRDGYFKDVDAAIITHVADSLGTGYGLGNYALIGAKFTFKGRTAHGGVNPWDGVDAVDAVVLMDIGFDKLREHLRPTYRGHRTITMGGVQPNIIPDVGQIWWFIRDATGPWAKENFDKLVNIGKGAALMTGTTMEMEPFGAAWPSLGNKALAEAIQKNIDTVGMPNWTEDENKFARALQKSMGQKEIGLPTKVLPLAAGRQNSSSNDIGDITWVVPTGTIRFPSVVPGIQAHHWSAGITPTMSIGHKGAVAGAKVIATSVLDLLTSPELRAAAKKQFDEDTKDSKYFSLLPEGAKPPLDLNKEMMGKYRPAMKKFYLNKTAVFK